One stretch of Armigeres subalbatus isolate Guangzhou_Male chromosome 2, GZ_Asu_2, whole genome shotgun sequence DNA includes these proteins:
- the LOC134217414 gene encoding mite group 2 allergen Lep d 2-like, translated as MEMKLPLLIICLAASAVMGVQVQKCRKGSIPTKLEIEGCTKPPCKIVNGQNLRFNAEFVNPTPTKTLTAKVIARVAGLIIPYELPAEHRDGCQKLTNAECPLGANQLVAAAGDVPVESPIVNVKANIEFQLVSDSGVAVCFKIDAKIVKQ; from the exons ATGGAGATGAAACTGCCGTTGCTGATTATTTGTTTGGCCGCATCGGCTGTGATGGGTGTGCAGGTGCAAAAGTGCAGGAAAGGATCCATTCCAACCAAGTTGGAAATCGAGGGCTGCACCAAGCCTCCGTGTAAGATCGTTAATGGACAGAACTTGAGGTTCAATGCTGAGTTTGTCAATC CAACGCCCACCAAAACCCTTACTGCAAAGGTCATTGCCCGAGTCGCCGGATTGATCATCCCGTACGAGCTGCCAGCAGAGCATCGCGACGGCTGCCAGAAGTTGACCAACGCCGAGTGTCCTCTGGGTGCAAACCAACTGGTCGCAGCTGCCGGTGACGTTCCAGTCGAATCACCGATCGTCAACGTTAAAGCCAACATCGAATTCCAGCTAGTTTCGGATTCCGGCGTGGCCGTGTGCTTTAAGATTGACGCCAAAATTGTGAAGCAATAA